The following coding sequences are from one Arthrobacter crystallopoietes window:
- a CDS encoding peptidoglycan D,D-transpeptidase FtsI family protein: MNQAIRNTWVVAIAMFALLFGSLTVVQFFEADDLNANDWNSRTLYKNFDKNRGAILVGGDPIVESVPSDDEFEYQRVYNEPELYAPITGFYSLVYSATQMEAAMNEELSGNSNDFFYDRILQLFSGSQVEGASVELTLDPELQQMAFDMIPDGMKGSIVVMEPDTGNILAMASKPSFDPNVLAGHNTDEVTSNMAELEEVAGLSPFTNPATQSLLAPGSVFKLVDTAAALESGEYDADSELDNPAELPLPGTNISLPNFVNGGCAARTTVDFSFALEQSCNTPFAQIAMDLGEDAIAEQAQKFGFGEAYKIPIPVTASQFPTGMSDDLLAQAAIGQYDVRVTPLQVAMMSAAIANDGVLMKPNLVRTVRAPDLRVLDSPEPEELQRSLSAENAELIQQWMVNAVDRGIANGAAIPGVEVAGKTGTAELMAGSEGNNSWFTGFAPADDPEAVVSIVIEDVNLATGSQLTSPNAQKLLEAVLNK, from the coding sequence ATGAACCAGGCCATCAGAAATACGTGGGTAGTCGCGATAGCCATGTTCGCGCTGCTCTTCGGCTCCTTGACCGTCGTGCAGTTCTTTGAGGCGGATGATCTCAATGCCAATGACTGGAACAGCCGCACGCTGTACAAGAACTTCGATAAGAACCGCGGCGCCATTCTGGTCGGCGGAGATCCCATTGTGGAGTCGGTTCCGTCCGACGACGAGTTCGAGTACCAGCGCGTCTACAACGAGCCCGAGCTGTATGCACCCATCACCGGGTTCTATTCCCTGGTCTACAGCGCGACACAAATGGAAGCGGCCATGAACGAGGAGCTGTCGGGCAACAGCAACGACTTCTTCTATGACCGGATTCTGCAACTGTTCTCGGGGTCCCAGGTCGAAGGTGCTTCGGTGGAACTAACGCTGGATCCGGAGCTTCAGCAGATGGCCTTCGACATGATCCCTGACGGAATGAAGGGTTCCATTGTGGTGATGGAGCCGGATACGGGAAATATCCTGGCCATGGCCTCCAAGCCCAGCTTCGACCCCAACGTGCTGGCAGGTCACAACACCGACGAGGTCACTTCCAACATGGCCGAGCTGGAGGAAGTCGCCGGCCTCTCGCCGTTCACCAATCCGGCCACGCAGAGCCTCCTGGCACCCGGTTCGGTCTTCAAGCTGGTGGACACCGCGGCCGCCCTCGAGTCCGGCGAATACGACGCGGACAGCGAACTGGACAACCCGGCCGAACTGCCCCTGCCCGGAACCAACATCTCCCTGCCGAACTTTGTCAACGGCGGCTGCGCGGCCCGCACCACCGTTGATTTCTCCTTCGCCCTCGAGCAATCCTGCAACACTCCCTTTGCACAAATCGCCATGGACCTCGGCGAGGACGCGATTGCAGAACAGGCTCAGAAGTTCGGCTTCGGCGAAGCCTACAAAATTCCGATTCCCGTCACCGCCAGCCAGTTCCCCACGGGCATGAGCGACGATCTGCTGGCGCAGGCCGCGATCGGCCAGTATGACGTGCGTGTGACACCGCTTCAGGTAGCGATGATGAGCGCTGCGATTGCCAACGACGGCGTCCTGATGAAGCCGAATCTTGTGCGCACAGTCCGCGCTCCGGACCTGCGGGTGCTCGACAGCCCCGAGCCCGAGGAGCTGCAGCGTTCCCTGTCCGCGGAGAACGCGGAGCTCATCCAGCAGTGGATGGTCAACGCCGTGGACCGCGGCATTGCCAACGGTGCCGCCATTCCCGGCGTCGAGGTTGCCGGTAAAACCGGAACCGCCGAGCTGATGGCCGGCAGCGAGGGCAATAACTCCTGGTTCACCGGATTCGCTCCCGCCGATGATCCGGAAGCAGTGGTCAGCATCGTTATTGAAGACGTGAACCTGGCCACCGGCTCCCAACTGACTAGTCCGAACGCTCAGAAACTCCTAGAGGCGGTGTTAAATAAGTGA
- a CDS encoding protein kinase domain-containing protein has product MRPTSGITLGGRYQLTERIAIGGMGEVWKAQDKVLGRIVAIKILKEEYTGDPGFLNRFRAEARHTALLNHVGIANVFDYGEEEGSAYLVMELVPGQPLSTIIERERVLSPDRTLSLIAQTARALAVAHAQGLVHRDIKPGNLLITPDRRVKITDFGIARLADQVPLTATGQVMGTAQYLAPEQATGQTATGQSDIYSLGVIGYECLSGARPFSGESQIAIALAQVNDTPPPLQENLPRPIRALLMSMLAKDPADRPATAEKLAEAAEAIRAGNIRAAEAAVPGMLLFDGGDAATSAVTAPVPSAGTAPTRAVDAGTSQLPAVGGAAGGVAGAAAAGGVGAERAWTETDIDDDGGVPPQETRKRRSPWTWPLIGLIALILFAVLGAWLVPLLTTTDDESTPPPAATSSTTSRSATATTTEATETTPAQTQDAPTNTPDEPTTPDTVQLVASSFQGRPFDQVRSELESMGFQVVPDPVENDAAEGLVLDISPSGSVAEGESIQVTYSEGPGTVDIPGGLSGQPEQQVRESLLQLGLSPQNGGEEANDAPAGTVISMDPPPGTAVPEGSTVTYIVSSGPEQTQEPEETLTLPTTVPDGEG; this is encoded by the coding sequence GTGAGGCCTACATCGGGTATCACCTTAGGCGGCAGATACCAGCTCACCGAACGTATCGCCATTGGCGGCATGGGTGAAGTCTGGAAGGCACAGGACAAGGTCCTTGGCCGCATTGTCGCCATCAAAATCCTCAAAGAGGAGTACACCGGTGACCCGGGCTTCCTGAACCGTTTTCGGGCCGAAGCACGCCACACAGCACTGCTGAACCACGTGGGCATCGCCAACGTGTTCGACTACGGCGAAGAGGAGGGCTCCGCGTATCTGGTCATGGAGCTGGTTCCCGGCCAGCCGCTGTCCACCATCATCGAGCGCGAACGCGTGCTCTCGCCGGACCGTACCCTGTCCCTGATCGCGCAGACCGCGCGTGCCCTCGCCGTCGCACACGCCCAGGGCCTCGTACACCGCGACATCAAGCCCGGAAACCTGCTGATCACGCCGGACCGCCGGGTCAAGATCACCGACTTCGGCATCGCCCGCCTCGCCGACCAGGTTCCGCTGACCGCCACAGGCCAGGTCATGGGTACGGCACAGTATCTTGCTCCGGAGCAAGCCACGGGCCAGACCGCCACCGGCCAGAGCGATATCTATTCGCTGGGCGTGATCGGCTACGAATGCCTGTCCGGCGCCCGCCCGTTCTCCGGGGAGTCGCAGATCGCCATTGCCCTGGCACAGGTCAACGACACGCCGCCGCCGCTGCAGGAGAACCTGCCGCGCCCGATCCGCGCGCTGCTGATGTCCATGCTGGCCAAGGATCCCGCCGACCGTCCCGCCACGGCCGAGAAGCTGGCCGAGGCAGCCGAGGCCATCCGCGCCGGCAACATCCGCGCGGCCGAGGCTGCCGTTCCCGGCATGCTCCTTTTCGACGGCGGCGACGCGGCCACCAGCGCCGTTACCGCCCCGGTCCCGTCTGCAGGCACGGCTCCCACCCGGGCCGTCGACGCCGGCACGTCCCAGCTGCCTGCCGTCGGCGGTGCTGCAGGCGGGGTAGCAGGTGCTGCCGCGGCCGGCGGCGTGGGCGCCGAGCGTGCCTGGACCGAAACCGATATTGACGACGACGGCGGAGTGCCGCCACAGGAGACCCGTAAGCGACGCAGTCCCTGGACCTGGCCGCTGATCGGCTTGATCGCGCTGATCCTCTTCGCAGTCCTCGGCGCCTGGCTGGTCCCGCTGCTTACCACAACGGATGACGAGTCCACGCCGCCTCCGGCCGCGACGTCGTCGACAACCAGCCGGTCGGCTACCGCCACCACTACGGAAGCCACCGAGACTACACCCGCCCAGACCCAAGACGCACCGACAAACACGCCGGATGAACCCACGACGCCGGACACGGTCCAGCTTGTTGCGTCGAGTTTCCAGGGCCGCCCCTTCGACCAGGTCCGATCCGAACTCGAATCCATGGGCTTCCAGGTCGTCCCCGATCCCGTGGAGAACGACGCCGCGGAAGGTCTGGTCCTGGACATCAGCCCGTCCGGTTCTGTGGCCGAAGGTGAATCCATCCAGGTCACGTACTCCGAGGGACCCGGCACCGTCGATATCCCGGGCGGACTCTCAGGGCAGCCGGAGCAGCAGGTGCGCGAGTCCCTGCTGCAGCTCGGCCTCAGCCCGCAGAACGGAGGCGAGGAGGCGAACGACGCTCCCGCAGGAACCGTCATCAGCATGGACCCGCCGCCGGGCACTGCCGTGCCGGAAGGCTCCACCGTCACCTACATCGTTTCTTCCGGTCCCGAACAAACCCAGGAGCCGGAAGAAACGCTCACCCTGCCGACAACCGTCCCGGACGGCGAGGGATAA
- a CDS encoding FtsW/RodA/SpoVE family cell cycle protein → MSDITTVPKPRRNVELLLLILALAVGVGANFLVGLDQDQALDSDFFVQGSTLIFLVFAVHIVLRIRAKHADPIILPVVTAMNGLGLAMIHRIDIATGDQAANRQLLWTGMAIGVLIALIWLLRDHRVLRRFTYISLIVSAVLLMLPLLPGIGMELNGARIWINLGFATFQPGEIAKITLAIFFAGYLSTNRDLILLAGKKLGPLQLPRWKDMGPMVVAWLVSIGVLIFQRDLGSSILFFGLFMAMIYIATSRVSWILIGLAMIAFGGFVAFKLFPHVTARIDGWLNAFDPEVYNRIGGSHQIVQGLFGLASGGLTGTGLGQGRPDLVTFANSDMIIAAMGEELGLIGLSAIVMLYVLLVSRGIRAALGTRDSFGKLLATGLSFTLALQCFVVIGGVTRLIPLTGLTTPFMAAGGSSLLANWLIIALLLLISDAARRPAMTGPISSGRQPQRGLTSRIKALGSKPAKNQDPHRTVEVKKP, encoded by the coding sequence TTGAGTGACATCACGACCGTCCCCAAGCCCCGCCGCAACGTCGAGTTGCTGCTGCTGATTCTTGCCCTTGCCGTCGGCGTAGGTGCGAACTTCCTGGTCGGGCTGGATCAGGATCAGGCCCTTGACTCGGATTTCTTCGTTCAGGGCTCCACGCTCATCTTCCTAGTCTTCGCCGTGCATATAGTGCTGCGCATCCGCGCGAAACATGCCGACCCGATCATACTTCCCGTCGTGACCGCAATGAACGGCCTCGGTCTCGCCATGATCCACCGCATCGACATCGCGACCGGAGACCAGGCAGCCAATCGTCAGTTGCTGTGGACCGGCATGGCCATCGGTGTCCTGATCGCTCTGATCTGGCTGCTCCGGGACCACCGCGTCCTGCGCCGTTTCACGTACATTTCCCTGATTGTCAGCGCCGTCCTGCTGATGCTTCCGCTCCTGCCCGGCATCGGCATGGAACTCAACGGCGCGCGGATCTGGATCAATCTCGGGTTCGCCACCTTCCAGCCAGGCGAAATTGCGAAGATCACCCTGGCTATATTCTTCGCGGGGTATCTATCCACAAACCGTGATCTGATCCTGCTGGCCGGCAAGAAGCTGGGTCCCCTGCAGCTGCCGCGCTGGAAAGACATGGGTCCCATGGTGGTCGCCTGGCTGGTCAGCATCGGCGTCTTGATTTTCCAGCGGGATCTCGGCTCTTCCATTCTTTTCTTCGGCCTGTTTATGGCGATGATCTACATTGCCACCAGCAGGGTCAGCTGGATCCTGATCGGCCTGGCCATGATCGCGTTCGGCGGGTTTGTCGCCTTCAAGCTCTTCCCGCATGTGACTGCCCGGATCGACGGTTGGCTCAACGCCTTTGACCCGGAGGTCTACAACCGTATCGGCGGCAGCCACCAGATTGTCCAAGGCCTGTTCGGTCTGGCCAGCGGCGGTTTGACCGGCACCGGGCTGGGCCAGGGACGGCCGGACCTCGTTACCTTCGCCAACAGCGACATGATCATCGCCGCGATGGGTGAAGAACTCGGCCTCATTGGTTTGTCGGCCATTGTCATGCTTTACGTGCTGCTGGTCAGCCGCGGCATCCGCGCCGCCCTCGGCACCCGTGATTCCTTCGGCAAACTGCTCGCCACAGGCCTGTCCTTCACACTGGCGCTGCAGTGCTTTGTCGTCATCGGCGGTGTCACCCGCTTGATCCCGCTGACCGGCTTGACCACCCCCTTTATGGCGGCCGGCGGCTCCTCGCTGCTCGCCAACTGGTTGATCATCGCGCTACTGCTGCTGATTTCCGACGCCGCCCGGCGCCCCGCTATGACCGGTCCGATCAGCAGCGGCCGGCAACCGCAGCGGGGCCTGACATCGCGTATTAAAGCCCTGGGCAGCAAGCCCGCTAAGAACCAGGATCCGCACCGCACCGTGGAGGTGAAGAAGCCATGA
- a CDS encoding PP2C family protein-serine/threonine phosphatase: MALILRYAARSDVGKSRSKNDDSAYAGHYLAVVADGMGGHAGGDVASASTVLDLVHLDRSDHEDPANVLADEIQTANSILSELVQTSPKLAGMGTTVTALLLHDDQLEFAHIGDSRAYRLKNGTFEQISIDHTFVQRLIDEGRLRPEEAEVHPHRNVLMRVLGDVDASPELDLASHPAEAGEKWLLSSDGLDAVVPDHVIEDAVRYSDSLQDTVDRLVELTLEGGAPDNVTVVMIEVAEATEADLAAAAVRLNTQPEPDDALIDDAAAVPAATASTGRQNNDDGTAAAASVADNAEDAVDLSGNPIGAVRADLIRRELSTRPHVLVGAAALATETGQIPIVTQHSTQRRAAALLTHKAPSAESPADDEPEEPVRRGWIVPAFLAVMSILLIAVLWFGYLWTQTQYFVSQYEGRVAIYNGVSQNIGPIELSHLDTAYNIRLESLPVYQQQRLNSSIPARDLEHAEEIVESLRVTSRRNCPDPAPTPTPSPGGERSTSSPTESASPTASPSPEAAESTARPTASAAGGTPTPQPTPTIPPECLGGPVE, from the coding sequence ATGGCGTTGATCCTGCGCTACGCGGCGCGGTCGGATGTAGGCAAGTCCCGTTCCAAGAATGACGATTCGGCCTACGCCGGGCACTATCTGGCTGTTGTGGCAGATGGCATGGGCGGACACGCGGGCGGCGACGTCGCCTCCGCTTCCACGGTCCTGGACCTGGTCCATCTGGACCGCAGCGACCACGAGGATCCAGCGAACGTCCTCGCCGACGAAATCCAGACGGCCAACTCCATCCTCTCGGAGCTGGTGCAGACCAGCCCAAAGCTGGCCGGCATGGGCACCACGGTCACGGCGCTGCTGCTCCACGATGACCAGCTCGAGTTCGCGCACATCGGTGACTCGCGCGCCTATCGGCTGAAGAACGGCACCTTCGAACAGATCAGCATCGACCACACCTTCGTCCAGCGGTTGATCGATGAGGGCCGGCTGCGCCCCGAAGAGGCGGAGGTGCATCCGCACCGCAATGTGCTGATGCGTGTTCTCGGCGATGTGGACGCCAGCCCGGAACTCGATCTGGCTTCACACCCGGCCGAGGCCGGCGAGAAGTGGCTCCTGTCCTCGGACGGCCTTGACGCCGTCGTGCCTGACCACGTGATCGAAGACGCAGTCCGTTATTCGGATTCCCTTCAGGACACGGTGGACCGGCTCGTGGAGCTCACGCTCGAAGGCGGGGCACCGGACAATGTCACCGTTGTCATGATCGAAGTAGCGGAAGCGACCGAAGCGGATCTTGCCGCCGCAGCCGTCCGGTTGAATACGCAGCCGGAGCCCGACGACGCCCTGATCGATGATGCTGCTGCCGTTCCCGCTGCCACCGCTTCCACCGGGCGGCAAAATAACGACGACGGCACCGCCGCCGCCGCGTCCGTCGCCGATAATGCGGAAGACGCCGTAGACCTCTCGGGCAATCCGATCGGCGCGGTGCGGGCCGACTTGATCCGCCGCGAGCTCTCCACCCGGCCGCACGTACTGGTTGGTGCCGCTGCCCTAGCCACGGAGACCGGCCAGATCCCGATCGTTACCCAGCACTCCACCCAACGCCGTGCCGCAGCTCTGCTCACCCACAAGGCTCCTTCGGCCGAAAGCCCGGCTGACGATGAGCCGGAGGAGCCCGTGCGCCGCGGCTGGATCGTTCCTGCTTTCCTCGCCGTGATGTCCATACTCCTGATAGCCGTCCTGTGGTTCGGCTACCTCTGGACCCAGACCCAGTATTTCGTCAGCCAGTACGAGGGCCGGGTCGCGATCTATAATGGGGTCTCGCAGAACATCGGTCCCATCGAGTTGTCCCATCTGGACACCGCCTACAACATCCGGCTGGAGAGTCTGCCCGTGTACCAGCAGCAGCGGCTGAACTCCAGCATTCCGGCACGGGATCTGGAACATGCCGAAGAAATCGTGGAAAGCCTGCGGGTTACCAGCCGCCGGAACTGTCCTGATCCCGCGCCCACGCCCACGCCGTCGCCTGGCGGCGAAAGGTCGACTTCCTCGCCCACCGAGTCCGCATCCCCAACGGCATCCCCATCGCCGGAGGCAGCAGAGTCGACGGCCAGGCCAACCGCTTCCGCCGCCGGCGGGACCCCAACGCCCCAGCCGACGCCGACCATTCCGCCCGAATGCCTAGGTGGTCCAGTTGAGTGA
- a CDS encoding aminodeoxychorismate/anthranilate synthase component II yields the protein MTTTPRILVVDNYDSFVYTLVGYLQQLGAETTVVRNDDVTLAEAIELAGARDGVLVSPGPGNPAEAGVCVELIRWCGENRKPMLGVCLGHQALAEAYGGVVTHAAELMHGKTSQVLHRGQNVFAGVPSPFTATRYHSLAAVRETIPAQLEITAETEGGVIMGLAHREAPLWGVQFHPESVLTEGGYLMLGNWLESLGMEGAAERAATLSPLITK from the coding sequence ATGACCACCACTCCCCGCATCCTGGTTGTCGATAACTACGACAGCTTTGTCTACACTCTCGTGGGCTACCTGCAGCAGCTTGGAGCCGAGACGACCGTTGTCCGGAACGACGACGTGACGCTGGCCGAAGCAATCGAGCTGGCCGGAGCACGGGACGGCGTGCTGGTCTCCCCCGGGCCCGGGAACCCTGCTGAGGCGGGTGTGTGCGTGGAGCTGATCCGCTGGTGCGGCGAGAACCGCAAACCGATGCTCGGCGTCTGCCTAGGCCATCAGGCGCTGGCCGAGGCCTACGGCGGCGTGGTGACCCATGCGGCGGAGCTGATGCACGGGAAGACGTCCCAAGTGCTGCACCGCGGCCAGAATGTCTTTGCAGGCGTCCCAAGCCCTTTCACCGCCACGCGCTACCACTCGCTGGCCGCGGTCCGGGAGACCATCCCCGCGCAGCTTGAGATCACTGCCGAAACCGAGGGCGGCGTCATCATGGGACTGGCGCACCGCGAGGCCCCGCTGTGGGGGGTCCAGTTCCACCCGGAGTCCGTTCTGACCGAGGGCGGCTACCTTATGCTGGGCAACTGGCTGGAATCGTTGGGCATGGAAGGCGCAGCGGAGCGTGCAGCGACCCTGAGCCCGCTGATCACCAAATAG
- the pknB gene encoding Stk1 family PASTA domain-containing Ser/Thr kinase produces the protein MEGKYPVEASQVLNGRYEVGELIGRGGMADVHLGRDVRLGRTVAIKQLRPDLARDPSFQSRFRREAQAVAGLNHPAIVAVYDTGEQELPGSAAHDVKAPFIVMEYVRGRTLRDLIRSGELTIEKSVDYALGVLAALQYSHRSGIVHRDIKPANVMVTPDDHVKVMDFGIARALADSAATMTQTQAVLGTAQYLSPEQARGETVDARSDLYSAACLLYEMLASRPPFIGDSPVSVAYQHVRELPEPPSSFNRDVTPALDSVLARALQKDKADRFQDAASFSAALQGARDGIVVASDEARTEAMPAQNAPTAAFTAAPFPVPVGTPGSNGPTTPEAGESPDEQYDTDGLDQTGPINASPHTAAIPMALQVGNESEEVDPSRRKRRRAWTTVLVIALVLLLAGGGFYLFNYLRNAEPDMVAVPQVAGMEQTEASNTIFNHGFVPRIESKFSDEVAEGEVISTDPEGGTAALPDSEVIVYVSQGKEFATIPDDFSGRTEGEVRDKLRQLGLEPGENVSANSAVIPSGNVIATDPKAGEKVRTGSTVDLVISNGMVTVPALLGKTEEEAISLLQDDPAVALPYRVEQVENEVVDPGTVTAQSHDAGSNVPQGTEIVITVAVAPEPAPEPTEPEPTAPPTGPDENNGNNSDDRGRGNDDSGRDDSGNDGRDDSDSRAYDDSDLPLL, from the coding sequence ATGGAAGGTAAGTACCCAGTGGAAGCGTCCCAGGTCCTGAACGGACGTTACGAGGTAGGTGAGCTCATTGGCCGTGGAGGCATGGCCGATGTGCACCTCGGTCGTGACGTCCGTCTGGGGCGCACTGTGGCGATCAAACAGTTGCGTCCTGATCTGGCCCGCGACCCCTCGTTCCAGTCGCGTTTCCGCCGTGAAGCGCAGGCCGTCGCCGGGCTGAACCATCCGGCGATCGTCGCGGTGTACGACACGGGCGAGCAGGAGCTCCCCGGTTCGGCAGCCCATGATGTCAAAGCACCCTTCATCGTCATGGAGTACGTACGCGGCCGAACCCTGAGGGACCTGATCCGGTCGGGCGAACTGACCATCGAAAAGTCGGTCGATTATGCCCTCGGTGTGCTGGCAGCTCTGCAGTACAGCCACCGCTCCGGCATAGTGCACCGGGACATCAAGCCCGCCAACGTCATGGTGACACCGGACGACCACGTGAAGGTCATGGACTTCGGCATCGCGCGTGCCCTCGCGGATTCCGCCGCCACAATGACGCAGACCCAGGCCGTCCTCGGTACCGCGCAGTACCTCTCTCCGGAGCAGGCACGCGGTGAAACGGTAGACGCCCGGAGCGATCTGTACTCTGCCGCCTGCCTGCTCTATGAAATGTTGGCCAGCCGCCCTCCGTTCATCGGGGACAGCCCGGTTTCGGTGGCCTACCAGCATGTCAGGGAACTCCCGGAACCACCCAGCAGCTTCAACCGGGACGTCACACCTGCACTGGATTCGGTGTTGGCGCGCGCGCTACAGAAAGACAAAGCAGACCGTTTCCAGGACGCCGCCTCCTTCAGCGCGGCCCTCCAAGGTGCCCGCGACGGCATCGTGGTCGCTTCCGACGAGGCTCGGACCGAAGCGATGCCCGCGCAGAACGCTCCTACCGCTGCCTTCACAGCCGCTCCTTTCCCTGTCCCGGTAGGAACACCGGGCAGTAACGGCCCCACTACCCCCGAAGCCGGGGAATCTCCCGACGAGCAGTACGACACCGACGGGCTGGACCAGACCGGTCCCATTAACGCGTCGCCCCACACAGCCGCCATCCCGATGGCGCTGCAGGTCGGCAACGAATCCGAAGAAGTCGATCCGAGCCGCCGTAAGCGACGCCGCGCCTGGACAACCGTGCTGGTGATCGCGCTGGTACTCCTGCTGGCCGGCGGCGGTTTCTACCTCTTTAACTATCTGCGCAACGCCGAACCCGACATGGTCGCCGTACCTCAGGTGGCCGGCATGGAACAGACCGAGGCCTCTAACACCATTTTCAACCACGGCTTCGTGCCGCGGATCGAGTCCAAGTTCAGTGATGAAGTGGCTGAGGGCGAAGTCATTAGCACCGATCCGGAGGGCGGCACGGCGGCCCTGCCGGACAGCGAAGTCATCGTCTATGTCTCGCAGGGCAAAGAGTTCGCCACTATTCCGGATGACTTCAGCGGGCGAACAGAAGGCGAAGTCCGGGACAAACTCCGCCAACTCGGTTTGGAACCGGGGGAGAACGTCTCGGCCAACAGCGCCGTAATCCCCAGCGGGAATGTCATCGCCACCGACCCCAAGGCCGGCGAAAAGGTCCGCACAGGTTCCACCGTGGACTTGGTGATTTCTAATGGCATGGTGACCGTCCCCGCGCTCCTCGGCAAGACAGAGGAAGAGGCCATCAGCCTGCTCCAGGATGACCCCGCCGTCGCGCTGCCCTACCGGGTGGAGCAGGTAGAGAACGAGGTTGTCGATCCCGGCACCGTAACAGCGCAGAGCCACGACGCCGGCAGCAACGTCCCGCAAGGCACCGAGATTGTCATTACGGTCGCAGTCGCGCCGGAGCCGGCTCCCGAACCGACGGAACCGGAGCCCACGGCTCCGCCTACTGGGCCGGACGAAAACAACGGCAACAACAGCGATGACCGTGGCCGGGGAAATGACGACAGTGGCCGGGACGACAGCGGCAACGACGGTCGCGACGACAGCGATAGCCGCGCCTACGACGACTCAGACCTCCCGTTACTCTAG
- a CDS encoding FHA domain-containing protein FhaB/FipA yields MDDLVVTALRFGFLILLWLLIISIISALRRDLMIGKKDKTGAPTARQVRKNPDLAEQHAAPPRVQARKLIVVEGPLAGKTLDLAASPILLGRAQEATLVLEDDYASGRHARLFPQGSRWFIEDLGSTNGTYLGETQLTRALPVEPGAPIRIGKTVIELRP; encoded by the coding sequence GTTCCTGATCTTGCTCTGGCTCCTGATCATCAGCATCATCTCCGCACTGCGCCGGGATCTGATGATCGGCAAAAAGGACAAGACCGGCGCCCCGACGGCACGACAGGTCCGCAAGAATCCGGACCTGGCCGAGCAGCACGCCGCACCGCCGCGCGTTCAGGCGCGCAAACTGATCGTCGTCGAAGGCCCGTTGGCGGGCAAGACGCTTGACCTCGCCGCCAGCCCGATCCTGCTGGGCAGGGCGCAGGAAGCAACGCTCGTGCTCGAAGACGATTACGCGTCCGGCCGCCACGCCAGGCTGTTCCCGCAGGGCAGCCGCTGGTTCATCGAGGATCTTGGTTCCACCAACGGAACCTACTTGGGGGAAACGCAGCTGACACGCGCCCTGCCGGTTGAGCCCGGCGCACCCATCCGGATCGGTAAGACGGTCATTGAATTGAGGCCATAG